The genomic interval CTCCTTTCCGCAATCAAAACTTCGCATTCGGTACTTCACTGATGCACGACAAGATTGGACCTTCAACAACCACGAGCATTTTCGGAGACTTTACCGCTCGCGTTCAGCTCGATCGCAAATCACATCTCGCCTTTGGATTGAAAGCGGGCTTCAAGCACTACGTTGTTGACCTGACTCGTATGGCCGTAGCAGAAAGCGATCCTCTCTTCCAGGAGAACGTGAACAGCTGGCTTCCAAACATTGGGATGGGTGTTTACTATCACCGCCCTCGCTTCTACGCTGGGTTCAGTATCCCCAAATTCGTTGAGGACGATTTGGACGGTACCGACAACACTTACGGAATCGATACACGCCACATGTACTTCATCACCGGAGGAGTTGTGGACCTCTCCCCTTACGTGAAGTTCAAGCCTACCATGATGGTGCGCTATGCAGACGCAGCACCACTTAGCGGGGACTTCACCGCAAACTTATTGTTCTACGATCGCCTCTGGACTGGGGCGTTCTACCGCACTGATTTGATTAACCAAGAATTGCCAGCGAGCTGGGGTCTTATGGTGGCCTTCCAGATCAATCCGCAATTCAAAATTGGATACAGCTACGATCGCTCCTTGAGCGATTTGCAATATGTGAACGACGGTTCACACGAGATATCTGTGACGTTTGATTTCGTCTTCGAGAAAGACAAGATCAAGTCGCCACGATATTTCTGACATAGTGAAAGTATTTACCCAGGTGGGAAGCGGCCGATCTCTAACTCAATTACTAGCCGTAACTCAACTCAAAGGTCGCTTCCTGCTCCGGGTGAATTAGAGGACTTGTCTCATTTTGGGAAAAATTATGAACGCCCAATGTGAGTAGTCTGATGGAGTTATCAACAAGTTATCCTGCCGTGAGGCAGCAAAAACTTAAATGAATGTATGGAATGACGTTTAGTAAAATTTTGAAAACCAAAGCCTTAGAACTATGAGCTATAGTATTACCATTAAGAATGGTCTTCCTATCTTAGTCGAGAGGACCAACCACCCAGTATCTACAAGTGATTCAGAGCGCCCTGGCATTGCGTTTGGGCACTGCATTGTTGATGGAGATGGGTTTTTGTTCATTAACGCAAGTGCTACGGATCTGAATTAAGTGCTACTGTCGCTACGACATACCTTGCGCCTATTACTGGTAACCTTTGTGTTGCTTGGCTCTGCTATGGCCCTACGGGCCGAGGGAACGAAAGAGCTTCGTCCTCAGCAAGACACAACCATTGGCGGCACCACCTTCACGGTCGAAGGAGCTTTGGCCCCTTACGATTGGGGAGGCGACTTTGCGTCTTGGGAATCCAGCACCAATCCTGATGAGCGACTGAACATTCACATTTTTGACAATTCTCGAGAGTACATCTATTTCGGTTTCGCTCCACAGCGTACGGACGAAATCACCTATTGGCGCCTTCGAGACCCTAATGACAATATTGTTGCCTCCGGTACCATAGAACCCGGGAACCCTGGCTTCATTGACAGCTATGCTGAGGCCGTCGCTGGTCCAAATGATGCCGTGAACTTCCCAAATCCGGGCGGATACGATGCGATTCGATTCGATCCCTCAATGAACGGGGACTACTACATCGAGTTAAACTTCGAAAACAACGTAGCTCAAAATACTACACGCGCTTCTAGCGGAGGCGATTTCGCAAACCGATATGACTTTTTTGACATCACCGTTATTGATGAAACGGTGGATGAAGTAAAGCTCGGTCGCGTCTGGGCGACAAAATGGGCGTTAATCACCAATGGTTCCAACGTCGTATTCAAACCTTCCGTGTACGTATATCGCGAAGATGGAACACTCTACGAAGTCAAGTACAACGATATTCGTCCTTTTGGATTCGGAATTGTGGCGAATACATGGGGATTAGATACCGCCTTGAACCTCTTTGAATCCAGAAAAACCAGAGATGGTTCCGACCTGAACGGAACATTTACGGGATCCGGTGGGGCTCCAGCCTATGGAGAGGTCCCCTATCAGCCCGAACACAAGATTTTCTTGAATCCCCCCGACGATTCTGCCTTTCCATACGCCTCCACTGTTCCTTCTGCAGCGCTTACCTCGATTACCGGGATTTCATGTGTTGGAAGCAACTACTGTATTAACGTTACGGCGGATGCGGATGGTCAGGTCACTTTGGATATCGATGCCAATAACGATGGCGATACCGATGACCCTGAAGACCTTGTTCTTTTCGAATTGGTTCAGGCAGGAAGCAATTGTATCGAATGGGACGGATTGGATGGACTTGGAGTTGAAGTCGGGGATGGAGCCACAATTTCCATCGAATTCAAATACGAAGCGGGACTCGTTCACTTCCCTATCTACGATGCGGAGAACAACGACGGTGGATTTACTGTAAATCAGCTTGCGCCAAGTTCTATAAACAACGTAGCTCAGTTCTGGAATGATCTTCCCGTGGGTGGGAGTTCAGACACAACAACTGGCTGTACATCGACTGTGTGCCATACTTGGAGTGGAACAAATGAGATCTTCCACAACACATGGGTAGTTTCCAACGAATTCATCTCAACTTCGAGCTACATTTTTAACAGCTACTGTCCTCCAACGGCCATCAACGATACCGTCACAGTCAACGGATTCCAAGCCACCGGAGTAGACCCCATTCCAAATGATGACTTTCCCAAGTCTAATCCTGACTTCACAACAATCTCCATTGTTACGAGTCCTGTGAACGGGGTAGTGACCAACATCAACACCTCAGACGGAACGTTCACCTACACTCCAGGGCCAGGATTCTCTGGTTCAGACAGTTTGGAGTATGAAATTTGTGACGACCACACCACGCCAACTTGTGTCACCGCTTGGGTATATATCAACGGAAACATTGTAGCAGGACCTTGTACACCTGAAACAGGTAAAATTAAAGTGGCCGGAACCGTATGGGAAGACGAAGACAGAGATCAATCCATTGACGGCTCTGAGAATGAGTATCAAGGAGCTCTCATTAGGGTTTGGAATGACGTTGACGGAGATGGAACTCTAAGTTCTGGTGATACACGATTCGATTCCACTTTCACGGACGCAAATGGGGAGTACTCTCTTTCCATAGATGTGAGTGGCGGATCTGGAGGAAGTGGCGCCACCGATGGATTCGAGAGCAATAATCTCATTGGAGGAACTGGGTGGGCTGCCGGTTGGACCGAAACAGACAACGGAGGTGTCGGTACATCTACCGGAAATATTCAGATCTCTACAGCACAAACGAATAGCGGGACCTACGCCATTCGATTCGATGATATTGGAGACGACACAGACAATGCTACGGCCACCAACAATATTGAGGACGGAGACGGTATTCAAAGAACAATTGACCTTACCGGTTATATTAGTCCAGAACTACAGTTTTCAGAGCGTAATGATAATGGAGAATCGGGAGATAATGTATTGGTTCGAATCAGTACCAACGGAGGTTCTAGTTACACGACCTTACTTACGCTCGTCGGAAATAACAACCAGACGTGGACAGACCAAACCATTGACTTATCCGCCTATGTTGGTCAAACTGTAATCATTGACTTTTCGGCATTTAATGGGACCACTTCTGCGTGGTGGCCAGATGCTGGAAATGACGTATGGTACCTGGATGACGTTGCTATTGTAGAAGCCGGCAGCAATTGTACCACTCCTACATTCACCGTACGAGACGAATTTTCGACCATCGCCTACGACAACAATGATGGCACAGCTAATTGGTTCAATAATTGGGAAGACGATGAAAATGGCTCTCCTGTCGTCGCATCACCATTCCAAAATCGATCAAATGGACAATCGATCTATATCGGTACCGATGTAGACGGTCCAAACGGTCCTGATGATCAGTGTTTGATTTTCGATGATGTCAACAACAACGACACCATTAGTAGACAGGTCGATTTGAGAAACGCATGCGGCACAGCAACATTCTCATTTGTCTACACCGAAAACGCTGGTGGTAGTAATGATCTTTTACAAGTCTCCGTAAACGGCACACAAGAGCTTACCTTGCCGAATAATGTTGGTAGCACTCCAACCAATGAGTCGATTGATCTCACCCCTTTTATTGGTCAAATTGTGACTATTGGATTCTATCCCACAGGCGGATGGGGAGGTGGAGATGAGTACTTCGTAGATGACGTTCAGGTCCAATACGAGGAAGCTGTTCCAGAAAAATTCATTGTTGAAGTTGATAGCACAACGATTCCATTCCCGTTCCTCTACACAACGCTAAGCGAAATCCCTGTGGAGGGTTCATGCTGTTCGGCACCTACTTATTGCGACTCAGACTTTGGATTTGACGCCTTTATACCACCTGTTGTGGGGGATGATGACGTTACGTTAGAGCAGTGTGAATCCGTTACCTTTAATGTTCTTTCTAACGATTTCGGACCGGACCCTGATCGAAATCTTGATACAGCCTCATTAGTTATTATCACGAACCCACTGAACGGTGTATTGTCCAATATCAATCCTGGTAATACAGGGGATATCACATACACCCCTAATACAAACTTTAATGGCTCCGACCAGTTCACCTATGCCATCTACGACGATGGATCCCCATCTTTAGGAGATACAGCGACTGTGACCATCACTGTAACGCCACCGGGTCAACAAATTTTCGTTTTAGATACTGTCATCAACGTTTCTTGCAACGGCTTGAATGACGGATCAATCGACCTGACAACTGGGGGTGGCTTTTTCCCTCTTAGTTATGATTGGTCTACAGGTGCTTCAACTGAAGATATTAGCAGCCTTTCAGCTGGGACCTACTTCTTGACCATTACAGATGCCAACGGTTGTACACTTATTCGAAGTTTTGTCGTCAGTCAACCCGACTCACTTGAAGTTCAATTAGTTACCGCCGACCTAAACTGTAATGGTGATTCGGATGGGGCGGTTACCAGCTTCGTTTCGGGCGGTACTCCTCCGTACTCCTACGCATGGAACACCGGTCCAGTAACTCCAAATTTGAATAGTCTACCGGCTGGAACTTATTCCGTAGTTGTAACGGATGCCAATGGTTGTACCGATAATGCACAAGTGACGATTAACGAACCGGACGTCCTGGTATTGGCTAATACCGTTTCTTCTGATGCTTGCGCTAGCTCAATCGACCTGACGGTAAGTGGTGGAACATTGCCATATGCCTATGCTTGGAGCAACGGTGCTGGATCTCAAGATGTTTCTGGTTTAGATGCGGGGACATACACCGTTACTGTAACCGACGGGAATGGATGTAAGGAGACCAGCACTGGTATCATTGTTCAGTCTGCTCAACTAAGCTTAGGTGTAACAAATACCGATGTTTCCTGTAACGGAGGAAGCGATGGAACGATTGATCTTACCATTACCGGAAATAATGGACCCTTCACCATTTCATGGACCAACGGTGCAAGTACAGAAGACTTAAGCGGCGTACCTGCTGGAACGTATCTCGTCACTGTAGACGACGCAGCCAATTGTTCAGCACAAATTACCGTAGTTGTCGACGAGCCCGACGCTATTGATCCAGGGGAAACCATTCAAAATGTTCTTTGCTTCGGTGATGCAAATGGTTCCATCACTTTGGTTCCTGTAGGCGGTACTTCCCCTTACTCTTTTGCTTGGAGTAATGGAGCCGGTAATGTAAGTAGTCAAACGAGCCTTTCCGCTGGAAACTATACGGTATCCATTACTGATGCAAATGGATGCTTATATACTGAAACCTTAGTAGTTGGTGGGCCTAGCAATGCCCTTTCCTCTGGAATAGTCCAAGCAAATGTTACATGTAGCGGTGAAAATGACGGTGTACTGACCGCCAACGTTTCAGGAGGAACATCGCCTTACGCATACAATTGGTCTACTGGAGGCGCAACAAATTCTATTTCTTCGTTGAGTCCCGGGACCTACTTTGTTACCATTACAGATGATAATAGCTGTCAAGTAACAGAAAGCTATACCATCACGGAGCCTGATGAACTTACATTGTCCTATGTTCTTACGCAAAACCCATGTAATGGAAACGCACTTGGAGAAATAGACATTACTGTCATTGGTGGTACTGGCCCTTACACTTATGGGTGGTCTGACGGACCAAATACTCAAGACCGAACGGGGCTTACCGAAGGAAGCTATACGCTGAATGTTTTTGACGCAAATGGATGCTCTGTTGACACAACGATTTCACTTAGCGATCCAAATGTCATATCTACTTCTACGGTAATTACAAATGCCTCTTCAGTATCCGCATCAGATGGTGCCATTGACTTGAACGTCTCAGGAGGAACATCACCATTTACCTACCTCTGGTCTAACGGGGCTGTAGTTCAAGATCCGAGTGGCTTGGCGGTAGGAACCTATTGTGTCACTATTACCGATGATAATGGTTGTACGTTGATTGTATGTAAGACCGTTATCGCTGATATACCTGCCGCCGATTGTGGTAGTGGTATAGTCGCAGATAACTTTAGCACTCCAGACGTCTGGACGAATCAGGACGGAAGCATTAATTGGAGTACGGATTGGACAGAAGAAGGAGAAGGTCAAGATGCGAGCGCTGGAAGAAACCGAAATGAAGCCAATGCAAACTGCCCAAATGGAAATTGTCTTGTCTTCGGAGCTGGAGGAGTTGTGGCGCAAACCAATGATGCCGTTTATCGTGAAGTCGATTTAACGAATGCGACAACTGCTACCTTGACTTTTGATTGGTTTACATTCGAGACGGAAAGTAGCGCGAGTGAAAATGTTATTGTAGAAATAGACACCACAGGTACAGGATCTT from Cryomorphaceae bacterium carries:
- a CDS encoding type IX secretion system membrane protein PorP/SprF — protein: MGTTLNSILLVMVVFVFVATPKQAVAQQDPLFTQYTNNMLLINPAYAGSRDAMTMVLLHRDQWVGIEGAPETQTLTFHSPFRNQNFAFGTSLMHDKIGPSTTTSIFGDFTARVQLDRKSHLAFGLKAGFKHYVVDLTRMAVAESDPLFQENVNSWLPNIGMGVYYHRPRFYAGFSIPKFVEDDLDGTDNTYGIDTRHMYFITGGVVDLSPYVKFKPTMMVRYADAAPLSGDFTANLLFYDRLWTGAFYRTDLINQELPASWGLMVAFQINPQFKIGYSYDRSLSDLQYVNDGSHEISVTFDFVFEKDKIKSPRYF